Proteins encoded together in one Vibrio lentus window:
- a CDS encoding DUF4381 domain-containing protein translates to MAVEHTPPSTYILRDLHDVAIPESVSWMPQTIGWKILGVILLLVAIYLAYRLAQRWWNNRYRKEALKELMVLDARDKNSTERTFKVLKVVLRYLDSSNAKLFGQAYVNRLNAYLPVGADTSKNSNAFFADEVSELWMQSLIDPKVRLTFEQRLEVIETAMMWLKLHKPDLQAKPDVQAKPEGQDNV, encoded by the coding sequence ATGGCTGTTGAACATACGCCTCCAAGTACTTATATCCTTCGCGATCTGCACGATGTCGCCATTCCCGAGAGCGTGAGCTGGATGCCGCAAACTATTGGCTGGAAGATCCTTGGCGTCATTCTGTTATTGGTCGCTATCTATCTGGCTTATCGCTTGGCGCAGAGATGGTGGAATAACCGTTATCGTAAAGAAGCGCTTAAAGAGCTCATGGTATTGGATGCAAGAGACAAAAACTCAACCGAACGAACCTTCAAGGTACTGAAAGTGGTACTCCGTTACCTAGACAGCAGCAATGCAAAGTTGTTTGGCCAAGCTTATGTGAACCGTTTGAATGCTTATCTACCTGTCGGCGCTGACACGAGCAAAAACAGTAATGCTTTCTTTGCCGATGAAGTCTCGGAATTATGGATGCAGAGCCTAATTGACCCTAAAGTACGTTTGACCTTTGAACAGCGTTTAGAGGTGATTGAAACCGCGATGATGTGGCTAAAACTTCATAAACCAGATCTACAAGCGAAACCGGATGTACAAGCAAAACCAGAGGGGCAAGATAATGTTTGA
- a CDS encoding BatD family protein — MSRYDLALEVVQTKVGRSESIKLTKTLLVSMVLLISTVFPTLVSAADIYDLQKSGDVELIAWVGEKPKSGDKIMPTKVSVNEQVILNIEVATPRWLTGGTRIGSIEIPNVIAKQRNQLATNYTERVGGTTWSRQRWEVTLYPMTSGEFVIPTVPVRIQVSAPDGSNVGGTLYTQPIKFEASLPSGLLSDESPWFSATDVDVEQQWQRSSEDLKVGDAVTRTVTIKAKDSLSVLLPNVLTNESTQQYQAYPQPNRFDDTQERGDYRSGRIEETVYVIQQGGEFTLPEFTFQWWDSKNQRLESVVIKGEVFEAKHTFQSFIKAYRSVFISVGLAVVLCGMLFVAAKRYYKNRPTPSWLVLRRLLKQNNWPALRTFIYRQLRRENAQLELGKASGQKRWLEDSEALQQGREDRNVFSRLWKGLRNLPSDESNSSNSRSIFDRLRIPKALPDLKDKT; from the coding sequence ATGAGTCGATATGATTTAGCTCTTGAAGTGGTTCAAACAAAGGTAGGGCGTTCAGAGTCCATTAAACTTACCAAAACCTTGCTTGTGTCGATGGTTCTATTGATTAGCACCGTTTTCCCTACTCTTGTTTCTGCGGCTGATATCTATGATCTGCAGAAGAGTGGTGATGTAGAACTGATCGCTTGGGTTGGAGAAAAACCGAAGTCAGGCGATAAGATAATGCCAACGAAAGTCAGCGTTAATGAGCAAGTGATTCTGAATATTGAGGTGGCGACCCCTCGCTGGCTAACGGGTGGTACGCGAATTGGCAGCATCGAAATCCCCAATGTAATCGCAAAGCAGCGCAACCAACTTGCGACGAACTACACTGAACGAGTCGGTGGTACTACGTGGTCACGCCAGCGTTGGGAAGTGACGCTTTATCCGATGACCTCGGGTGAATTTGTGATTCCTACTGTGCCTGTTCGTATCCAAGTGTCAGCACCTGATGGCTCAAACGTAGGTGGTACGCTTTATACGCAGCCGATTAAGTTTGAAGCCTCATTACCGTCTGGTTTGTTAAGTGATGAATCGCCTTGGTTTTCTGCGACAGACGTGGATGTTGAGCAGCAATGGCAACGTTCGAGCGAGGACTTAAAAGTGGGTGATGCGGTTACTCGAACCGTGACGATCAAAGCGAAAGACAGTTTGTCGGTGTTACTTCCCAATGTGTTGACCAATGAATCGACTCAGCAATATCAAGCTTACCCTCAGCCCAACCGTTTCGATGACACACAAGAACGTGGTGACTACCGTTCCGGTAGAATTGAAGAGACGGTTTATGTGATTCAGCAAGGTGGTGAATTTACCTTACCGGAGTTCACATTCCAGTGGTGGGACAGCAAAAATCAGCGTCTTGAGAGCGTGGTAATAAAAGGCGAAGTGTTTGAAGCAAAACACACATTCCAATCCTTCATCAAAGCTTACAGGTCGGTCTTTATAAGCGTTGGTTTGGCAGTGGTGTTATGTGGCATGTTATTCGTTGCGGCGAAGCGCTATTACAAAAACCGACCAACACCAAGCTGGTTGGTATTGCGTCGTTTACTTAAGCAAAATAATTGGCCTGCATTGAGAACCTTTATCTATCGTCAATTGCGCAGAGAAAACGCTCAATTAGAATTGGGTAAAGCGAGCGGACAAAAGCGTTGGCTAGAAGATAGTGAAGCGCTTCAGCAAGGGCGTGAAGATAGAAACGTATTTTCTCGTTTATGGAAAGGCTTACGTAACTTACCCAGCGACGAATCAAACTCAAGTAACTCTCGTTCGATTTTTGACCGATTGAGAATCCCTAAAGCTTTGCCAGACTTAAAAGATAAAACCTAG
- a CDS encoding EAL domain-containing protein produces MFYFHEYLIEIQYQPKFSSISGCISSVEVLSRCFDCNGLSVPVEQYINSLKCKGLINQFTIHLLSKTIDELSLNGCSNVDFSINLFQEQLNDMEFIAEFIMFVSEHKGKVTVELSEKDSNKNKKKALSILNSAGVDVSLDDFGIENSTFEELLSFEYQEVKIDKSMLTNEERPIAEKLVSALARYCHRHGLRSVAEGIDSQEKLKFVLNAGIDELQGFFLSKPLAIEQLELNQPFDINICEMEY; encoded by the coding sequence ATGTTTTATTTCCACGAATATTTAATAGAAATACAATACCAACCAAAGTTTTCATCTATTTCGGGGTGCATTTCTAGCGTGGAAGTATTATCACGTTGCTTTGATTGTAATGGTTTATCTGTTCCTGTTGAACAGTATATAAATAGCTTGAAATGTAAGGGTTTAATTAATCAGTTTACTATTCATTTATTGTCAAAAACTATTGATGAACTTTCATTAAATGGTTGTTCGAACGTAGACTTCTCAATAAATTTATTTCAAGAACAGTTAAATGATATGGAGTTTATCGCTGAATTTATAATGTTTGTTTCTGAACATAAAGGAAAAGTTACCGTTGAATTATCAGAAAAGGATAGCAATAAAAATAAGAAAAAAGCGTTGTCAATTCTAAATTCAGCAGGTGTAGATGTGTCATTAGATGATTTCGGTATAGAAAATTCAACTTTTGAAGAGTTGTTATCATTCGAATATCAAGAAGTTAAAATTGATAAGAGTATGCTGACTAACGAAGAAAGACCAATAGCTGAAAAGTTGGTTAGTGCACTGGCTAGGTACTGTCATCGGCATGGTTTACGTAGTGTAGCAGAAGGAATTGATAGCCAAGAAAAATTAAAATTTGTTCTCAACGCAGGTATAGATGAGTTACAAGGTTTTTTCCTTAGTAAACCATTAGCGATTGAACAGTTAGAACTCAATCAACCGTTTGATATAAATATTTGTGAAATGGAATATTAG
- a CDS encoding AAA family ATPase, whose protein sequence is MNHAQQAINQLIEETEKSVIGQSHVVRALVIGLLTNGHVLLEGLPGTAKTRSVKSLANLLNTSFGRIQFTPDLLPSDVTGTEVYQELDGKPQLHFQPGPIFNSIVLADEVNRAPAKVQAALLEAMAEGTITVGGQTHILPDLFMVLATQNPVEQEGTYPLPEAQMDRFIMKVTVDYPEDEAERDIIRLVRSEELGSETSSELVTPQHIEPELVLEARRQLPDITVSDLVENYIVALVMATRKPERYPESNLSKWIEIGSSPRASIALDKCARAYAWLQGRDHVTLDDVRAMLPTVLGHRFSLSYDALADGVDHQRVVEELLDNVEIG, encoded by the coding sequence ATGAACCATGCGCAACAAGCAATAAACCAACTGATTGAAGAGACAGAGAAAAGTGTTATCGGTCAGAGTCACGTCGTTCGTGCTCTGGTGATTGGGTTATTGACCAATGGCCATGTGCTTCTAGAAGGGCTTCCCGGTACAGCAAAAACTCGCTCGGTGAAGTCATTGGCGAATTTACTGAACACCAGTTTTGGTCGAATTCAGTTTACGCCAGATCTTCTGCCATCAGATGTGACGGGCACTGAAGTGTATCAAGAGCTTGATGGCAAGCCTCAGCTGCATTTCCAACCGGGTCCTATTTTCAATAGCATCGTTCTGGCCGATGAAGTAAACCGTGCGCCCGCAAAGGTACAAGCGGCACTGCTTGAAGCGATGGCGGAAGGGACGATAACTGTGGGTGGCCAAACTCACATCCTTCCAGATTTGTTCATGGTATTAGCGACTCAAAACCCGGTTGAACAAGAAGGTACGTATCCGCTGCCTGAGGCGCAAATGGACCGTTTCATTATGAAAGTGACGGTCGACTACCCAGAAGACGAAGCGGAGCGTGACATCATTCGATTGGTGCGCAGTGAAGAATTGGGCAGCGAGACGAGTTCAGAATTAGTCACACCACAGCATATTGAACCTGAATTGGTACTTGAAGCGCGTCGCCAACTTCCTGATATTACGGTTTCTGATTTAGTCGAAAACTACATTGTGGCTTTGGTTATGGCGACTCGTAAGCCAGAGCGTTACCCAGAATCAAACTTGTCTAAATGGATTGAGATTGGTTCCAGCCCACGTGCTTCCATCGCGTTGGATAAATGTGCTCGCGCTTATGCATGGCTTCAAGGACGTGACCATGTCACGTTAGACGATGTGCGAGCGATGCTACCTACCGTGTTAGGTCACCGATTCTCGTTGTCTTATGACGCATTGGCCGATGGTGTTGACCATCAAAGAGTGGTTGAAGAACTGCTTGATAATGTTGAGATCGGATAA
- a CDS encoding Ig-like domain-containing protein, with the protein MFNRQLISAIAMVVGLSGCGSDSDTAVSTPLVLFDGFVTVVPEQNSFVNLRPFVLAGASAELELTDISLVSGSDSGCSDSPVVSELGVLGFETTLNGSALCKYSYSVVSASLGSKEVVEKTASINVFATTSENPVLKPISVALELTEPTSKKTVYIDKALEAAGDTWPSGYTLSDNVTLFGEGVLSSDATTRTITFTPTKIGSNRIVYRLVDGEGSAHKYGTIEISVLDSDNNAPIASNDGEWKDEVKLNTLTDIDIAEFVKSPDGEALHLIDVNALSADVKIKATESSSNTIFTFMSNVSGEHYVSYVVGDNNGLFDTGIVKVIVEERDIKATWVDDLAGGLIFTAPLTKSESDTLGAGATAGFFDGVNTPAVLISSWTFDEAKSYCHSPMSIPTMEELDTLKLSSIRNEVAKWPKDLAYWTKDGGMYNLSSDVVVTRHATPLSDSGTRGYVTCANSVGSLEVSTSDPKEVLADGEDTGVIEARIINREGEPYPGIEVQVTSISGEGVVTPDTEEVTDENGIVKFFVTSLEVGIQQFVIRVEDAGVEKIADITFRKKVTDISFSTSIKYLLVNDSKKLSATEVYEDSTTSPLINGHWTLTSEIGGSASEFSLTQNGTFFSGVAGYFGVTVEKDGVNSSELPVRVCVTTAGECLDVVDVNDTGKLYTSTPSVPWLDSVDLSDLADGKEVPRGGEPDKIWYGPEDSEYYIFDWTSAFSLCIAYNDIALEGRTNWRLPYLDELRVELLNGEVKRDMYDSRTWPTWSQYWTSTFVADASDGKSQYSVIATDGDQKVSPAVKWNKLYVSCTSDPI; encoded by the coding sequence ATGTTTAATCGTCAACTCATATCTGCGATAGCTATGGTAGTTGGTTTATCTGGATGTGGCAGTGATAGTGATACTGCTGTTTCCACGCCCCTTGTTCTTTTCGACGGCTTTGTTACCGTAGTCCCTGAGCAAAATTCGTTCGTCAATTTGCGTCCTTTTGTATTGGCAGGCGCATCAGCTGAACTTGAACTCACAGATATTTCACTTGTGAGTGGTAGTGATTCAGGTTGTAGTGATTCACCGGTCGTTTCTGAGCTAGGGGTATTAGGTTTTGAAACAACACTCAATGGCAGTGCGCTTTGTAAATATAGTTACTCAGTTGTTAGCGCTTCATTAGGGAGTAAGGAAGTTGTCGAGAAAACAGCGTCAATAAATGTTTTTGCTACAACATCAGAAAATCCAGTATTGAAGCCAATCTCTGTCGCGTTGGAGCTTACTGAACCAACTTCTAAGAAAACTGTTTATATCGACAAAGCATTAGAAGCCGCTGGTGATACATGGCCAAGTGGTTATACGTTGTCTGATAATGTAACGTTATTTGGTGAAGGTGTTTTATCGTCCGATGCAACAACGCGAACAATTACGTTCACTCCTACTAAAATCGGTTCAAATCGTATTGTTTACAGGCTTGTCGATGGCGAAGGTTCTGCTCATAAGTATGGAACGATAGAGATCTCTGTGCTTGATAGTGATAATAATGCGCCGATTGCAAGTAATGACGGTGAATGGAAAGATGAAGTTAAACTCAATACTCTGACCGACATTGATATTGCAGAATTCGTAAAATCGCCGGATGGAGAAGCTCTTCATTTAATAGATGTAAATGCACTTTCTGCGGACGTGAAAATAAAAGCAACTGAATCTTCAAGCAATACAATATTTACGTTTATGAGTAATGTGTCTGGAGAGCACTATGTAAGCTACGTGGTGGGTGATAACAATGGCCTATTTGATACGGGAATTGTCAAGGTTATAGTTGAAGAACGTGATATAAAAGCTACTTGGGTTGATGATTTAGCCGGCGGCTTGATCTTTACCGCACCGTTAACTAAATCTGAATCAGATACTCTTGGCGCTGGCGCTACGGCGGGCTTTTTTGATGGAGTCAATACACCGGCGGTATTGATTTCAAGTTGGACGTTTGATGAAGCGAAATCTTATTGTCATTCTCCAATGAGTATTCCTACTATGGAGGAATTAGATACGTTGAAACTGAGCAGTATAAGGAATGAGGTCGCTAAATGGCCGAAAGATTTAGCGTACTGGACAAAGGATGGTGGTATGTACAATTTAAGTTCAGACGTCGTCGTTACTCGTCACGCTACTCCGTTGTCAGACTCTGGAACTCGAGGTTACGTAACATGTGCTAACTCAGTCGGGTCTCTTGAAGTTTCGACTAGTGATCCTAAAGAGGTGCTCGCTGATGGCGAGGACACAGGTGTCATTGAAGCGCGTATTATAAATCGAGAAGGGGAACCATATCCTGGAATTGAGGTACAAGTCACAAGTATCAGCGGTGAAGGAGTTGTTACTCCAGATACAGAGGAGGTTACAGACGAAAACGGCATTGTGAAGTTTTTTGTAACTTCTTTAGAAGTAGGGATTCAGCAGTTTGTTATACGTGTAGAAGATGCAGGTGTTGAAAAAATTGCCGATATTACGTTTAGAAAAAAAGTTACCGACATTAGCTTTTCAACTTCAATAAAATATTTGCTAGTTAATGATAGTAAGAAGCTATCGGCAACGGAAGTATATGAAGATAGTACTACATCGCCTTTAATAAATGGTCATTGGACATTAACGAGCGAGATTGGTGGTAGCGCCTCTGAGTTTTCCTTGACTCAAAACGGAACTTTTTTTAGTGGTGTGGCTGGTTATTTCGGAGTGACTGTCGAAAAGGATGGTGTTAACAGTAGTGAGTTGCCGGTTCGTGTGTGCGTAACAACGGCAGGAGAATGTCTCGATGTTGTAGATGTCAATGATACTGGGAAGCTATATACAAGCACCCCGTCAGTCCCTTGGTTAGATAGTGTTGACTTAAGCGATTTAGCGGACGGCAAGGAGGTTCCAAGGGGGGGGGAGCCTGATAAAATTTGGTACGGACCTGAGGATAGTGAATACTACATTTTTGATTGGACATCTGCATTTAGTCTTTGTATTGCCTATAACGACATAGCGTTAGAAGGGCGAACGAATTGGCGTCTACCGTATTTAGATGAGTTAAGAGTTGAATTATTGAACGGTGAAGTAAAGCGTGACATGTATGACAGCCGCACTTGGCCGACTTGGTCCCAATATTGGACTTCAACTTTTGTAGCGGATGCAAGTGACGGAAAGAGTCAGTATTCTGTTATTGCCACCGATGGAGATCAGAAGGTATCGCCGGCAGTAAAATGGAACAAATTATACGTATCCTGCACTTCAGACCCTATATAA
- a CDS encoding vWA domain-containing protein produces the protein MPDSLMLQQFFTQFHFIRPLWLLAFIPMFFLLWVRWREETKPTWKDILPAHLRDALTIGETGWRKQLPLKLLVVIVTIAIIICSGPTWQREASPFGEDKASMLVVLDNSESMLAKDLPPSRLERSKQKVRDLLAARKGGNTGLVVYAGSAHVAMPVTQDSKVFEPFLAAITPDIMPVSGKSAEEALPLINQQLSGELGSSVLLVSDGVNPSTIRAFESFFNDNPYQLLILAAGNSNVVSDNPVDLDSLRNLASKTGGRLIEVTVDDSDIQQLNRAVERNMQLNGESSMPWKDMGYGLLIPMAIIMLLWFRKGWLVQWCVVGLMITSSIYSPDTLAKTVNLTAEKPVVVESVTAWDKTAQWWWDLWLTPDQQGQRLLNQKEYLEAAKHFTDPMRKGAAYYYARDFKLAHSAFLQTKTDLGLYNAASALARQREYLAARDLLKSLSEKEGLSPELRTDVENNLAVLSGIVEEVNRTSESQSGTTDGPEESLELEDDQPRTGDGAEEETVAELMLKETLNANEILGSQELADKWLKRVEADPKFFLKSKFQIQLRDPAPSIEQMPKQEQTPKQEQTQ, from the coding sequence ATGCCTGATTCTCTCATGTTGCAACAGTTCTTTACTCAGTTTCACTTTATTCGACCATTGTGGTTATTGGCTTTTATTCCGATGTTCTTCTTGTTATGGGTTCGTTGGAGAGAAGAAACCAAACCAACGTGGAAAGATATTCTACCTGCACACTTACGTGATGCCTTGACGATTGGCGAAACAGGCTGGCGTAAGCAGCTGCCATTGAAGTTATTGGTGGTGATTGTAACTATCGCCATCATTATCTGTTCTGGCCCAACATGGCAGCGTGAGGCTTCGCCTTTTGGTGAAGACAAAGCGTCGATGTTGGTTGTGCTTGATAACAGCGAATCCATGCTGGCGAAAGACTTACCACCGAGTCGCTTGGAACGATCTAAGCAGAAAGTTAGAGATTTACTGGCAGCGCGCAAGGGCGGTAACACAGGTTTAGTTGTGTATGCGGGCAGTGCCCACGTTGCAATGCCTGTGACTCAAGACAGCAAGGTATTCGAACCGTTTCTTGCGGCTATCACACCTGACATCATGCCTGTATCAGGTAAGTCAGCAGAAGAAGCGCTGCCACTCATAAATCAGCAATTGTCTGGTGAGCTAGGTTCGTCAGTGTTGTTGGTATCGGATGGTGTAAACCCAAGTACCATCAGAGCGTTCGAGAGCTTCTTTAACGACAATCCGTATCAGTTGCTCATTCTAGCCGCAGGGAACAGTAATGTGGTGAGCGATAATCCTGTCGACCTAGATTCACTGCGTAACTTAGCGAGTAAGACGGGTGGACGACTGATCGAAGTGACCGTTGATGATTCGGATATCCAACAACTGAACAGAGCGGTTGAAAGAAACATGCAACTCAACGGTGAGTCTTCAATGCCTTGGAAAGACATGGGATACGGACTACTTATTCCAATGGCTATCATTATGTTGTTGTGGTTCAGAAAAGGGTGGTTGGTTCAGTGGTGTGTTGTTGGTTTGATGATCACAAGCAGCATCTATTCACCAGACACTTTGGCCAAAACGGTCAACTTAACCGCTGAGAAACCAGTTGTGGTGGAGTCGGTTACGGCTTGGGACAAAACAGCTCAATGGTGGTGGGACTTATGGTTAACGCCTGACCAGCAAGGTCAACGCTTGCTGAACCAGAAGGAATACCTTGAAGCAGCAAAACATTTTACTGACCCTATGCGAAAAGGTGCGGCTTACTACTATGCTCGTGATTTTAAGTTAGCTCACAGTGCGTTCTTGCAAACCAAAACTGATCTTGGTTTATACAATGCCGCAAGTGCGTTAGCCAGACAACGAGAATACCTTGCTGCGCGAGACCTTTTGAAGTCATTAAGCGAGAAAGAGGGTCTGTCACCAGAACTAAGAACGGATGTGGAGAACAATCTTGCTGTGCTTAGTGGCATTGTCGAAGAGGTTAATCGCACCAGTGAAAGCCAATCAGGCACAACAGATGGCCCTGAAGAATCTTTAGAACTCGAAGACGACCAGCCGCGTACGGGTGATGGTGCAGAAGAAGAAACGGTCGCGGAATTGATGCTCAAGGAAACGCTTAATGCGAATGAGATTTTGGGCAGCCAAGAGCTTGCCGACAAGTGGTTGAAGCGCGTAGAAGCCGACCCTAAGTTCTTCTTGAAATCCAAATTCCAAATTCAGTTAAGAGATCCTGCGCCTTCGATCGAGCAGATGCCAAAACAAGAACAGACGCCAAAACAGGAGCAAACACAATGA
- a CDS encoding LysR family transcriptional regulator, with amino-acid sequence MKSTELNLIPIFVAIYEEQNLSRAANRMDISQPAVSKALARLRDIYDEPLFHRTTSGVEPTTFAIDIYPAMAAALKNFTSTLSASRDFDPKTSNRIFSIACVSAASYEMVPRVMQLISQVAPNIALEVHPLFTEDYESDLRLQRHDVIIDMTPRGRTTLKHEVVSTEELVVVCRSDHPVISDTINMEQFLTLDHVVVSRWHARKSLLSSEHFSDLEKRRVVYRAAGVVEMLPVIEGSDAIGMLPMSSVRCFAEKYNVRTLPLPFDLEDLDMCMIWHPSRTNEPSHKWLRAKIKAAAKDTSTKP; translated from the coding sequence ATGAAAAGCACCGAACTCAATTTAATTCCTATATTTGTTGCTATCTATGAAGAGCAGAACTTGTCTAGGGCTGCTAATCGCATGGATATAAGCCAACCTGCTGTGAGCAAAGCGCTTGCACGGTTGCGAGATATCTATGACGAACCACTGTTTCACCGAACCACATCAGGTGTAGAGCCGACCACTTTTGCTATTGATATTTACCCTGCAATGGCTGCTGCGCTTAAGAACTTTACTTCTACCTTATCGGCTTCAAGAGACTTTGACCCAAAAACATCAAATCGTATTTTCTCTATCGCCTGCGTTTCCGCGGCAAGCTACGAAATGGTGCCAAGAGTCATGCAGTTGATTAGCCAAGTGGCGCCGAACATCGCGTTAGAAGTCCATCCTCTGTTTACAGAAGATTATGAATCGGACTTGAGGCTACAAAGACACGATGTGATCATTGATATGACGCCAAGAGGAAGAACCACGCTCAAGCACGAGGTGGTTTCTACAGAGGAGCTAGTGGTGGTGTGCCGTTCAGATCACCCCGTAATTAGCGATACTATCAATATGGAGCAATTTCTTACTCTCGATCACGTCGTGGTGTCACGCTGGCATGCACGTAAAAGCTTATTAAGCTCTGAACACTTTAGTGATTTGGAAAAGCGAAGAGTTGTGTATCGAGCTGCTGGTGTTGTCGAGATGCTCCCTGTGATTGAGGGATCTGATGCTATTGGCATGCTTCCTATGTCATCGGTGCGATGTTTTGCTGAAAAGTACAATGTCAGAACTCTGCCTTTGCCCTTTGATTTGGAAGACCTCGATATGTGTATGATTTGGCACCCAAGCCGCACTAACGAACCAAGCCATAAGTGGTTACGCGCTAAGATCAAAGCAGCGGCAAAGGACACATCGACTAAGCCTTAG
- a CDS encoding vWA domain-containing protein: MFDSLSASFEFAHPLWFIALPLPLLVYFAVPAYRTKQMAIKVPFFSELVEAIGEAPSEGASQLTPSWWQRTTLIITWVLVICALAKPTILGEPQVREQLGRDVMVVVDLSGSMAEQDFTSKQGDKISRLDATKEVLADFAKTRKGDRLGLILFGDAAFVQTPFTADQDVWLELLNQTDVAMAGQSTHLGDAIGLAIKVFEQSEKQSAAVQDSSIDANVKEKVVIVLTDGNDTGSFVEPIDAAKVAKAKGVRIHVIAMGDPQTVGEVALDMETIKRVAQESGGEAFEALNRDELTKAYTQIGELEPQLYESTTYRPKQGLHHYLMAIVVVMYLTAFSLATIRRRSLLVSSKKNLKGENDA, encoded by the coding sequence ATGTTTGATAGTTTATCTGCCAGCTTTGAATTTGCACATCCACTGTGGTTCATCGCTCTACCTTTGCCTTTACTTGTTTATTTTGCCGTACCTGCTTATCGCACTAAACAAATGGCCATCAAGGTGCCTTTTTTCAGTGAGTTGGTTGAGGCGATTGGGGAAGCGCCGTCAGAAGGTGCAAGCCAGTTAACACCAAGCTGGTGGCAACGCACTACGCTGATCATTACCTGGGTATTAGTGATTTGCGCATTAGCGAAACCTACCATTCTTGGTGAGCCACAAGTTCGTGAACAATTAGGTCGTGACGTGATGGTTGTTGTTGATTTGTCTGGCTCAATGGCTGAACAAGATTTTACCTCTAAACAAGGGGATAAAATCTCTCGCTTAGATGCGACCAAAGAAGTGTTAGCCGATTTTGCGAAAACCAGAAAAGGGGACCGACTCGGTTTGATCTTGTTTGGTGATGCGGCGTTTGTACAAACACCGTTTACTGCTGATCAAGATGTCTGGCTTGAACTGCTTAATCAAACCGATGTCGCGATGGCAGGGCAAAGCACGCACTTAGGTGATGCAATTGGCTTGGCGATTAAGGTGTTTGAACAAAGCGAAAAGCAGAGTGCTGCCGTTCAAGATTCCAGTATTGATGCGAACGTGAAAGAGAAAGTTGTGATTGTGCTAACTGATGGCAATGACACAGGAAGCTTTGTTGAGCCTATCGATGCCGCCAAAGTCGCCAAGGCGAAAGGCGTTCGTATTCACGTTATCGCCATGGGCGATCCCCAAACCGTGGGAGAAGTGGCGTTGGATATGGAAACCATCAAACGTGTAGCGCAAGAATCCGGTGGTGAAGCCTTTGAAGCGCTCAACCGTGATGAACTGACCAAAGCCTACACTCAAATCGGTGAACTAGAGCCTCAGCTGTATGAGAGTACCACTTATCGTCCTAAACAGGGGTTACATCATTACTTGATGGCCATTGTTGTTGTGATGTATTTGACTGCGTTTAGCTTGGCGACAATCCGTAGAAGATCGCTTTTGGTTTCTTCAAAGAAAAATTTAAAAGGAGAGAACGATGCCTGA
- a CDS encoding DUF58 domain-containing protein has protein sequence MAKPTQAPKPQGLDPRLYCDYSRLVRIQAQAESFSLLPHLKAGSVLSGRHNSLFRGRGLNFEELRHYQLGDDIRNLDWKVTMRTGKPHVRSYTEEKDRNVMICVDQRSSMFFASQNTMKSVVAAEVAALCGWRVLKDGDRVGFVLASHQKLFHTKAQRSQSDLLAQLKHLTKANQSLDVNVSDSEGVGFSQWIELIKRMRLKQSTLIFISDWRDCQEQHLDRLKQLQQHNDILAIMVTDPLEQSLPQDLASANWVVGDGRFQLNLDSQSKVNLASESLAQKAALQKQSLAKLMAMKNLPYIELDTSGTHISQLQKLVGGR, from the coding sequence ATGGCGAAGCCAACACAAGCTCCCAAACCGCAAGGCCTTGATCCACGTTTGTACTGTGATTATTCAAGGTTAGTGCGAATTCAGGCTCAAGCTGAGTCGTTTTCTCTGTTGCCTCATCTAAAGGCGGGCAGTGTATTGTCGGGCCGACATAATTCCCTGTTTCGTGGTCGTGGTTTGAATTTTGAGGAATTACGTCATTACCAACTGGGTGATGATATTCGTAACCTCGATTGGAAAGTTACGATGCGAACGGGCAAGCCTCATGTTCGTAGCTATACCGAAGAGAAAGACCGAAATGTAATGATCTGTGTCGATCAGCGCAGTTCGATGTTCTTTGCTTCTCAAAACACCATGAAATCGGTTGTTGCGGCCGAAGTCGCGGCATTGTGTGGATGGCGAGTCCTGAAAGATGGTGACCGTGTTGGCTTTGTTTTAGCTTCTCATCAAAAACTCTTCCACACCAAAGCACAGCGTTCACAGTCTGATTTACTGGCTCAGTTAAAGCACCTTACTAAAGCAAATCAAAGCTTAGACGTGAATGTGAGTGACAGCGAAGGCGTCGGGTTCAGTCAATGGATTGAACTGATAAAACGAATGAGATTAAAGCAGTCGACCTTAATCTTTATTAGCGATTGGCGCGACTGCCAAGAACAACATCTAGACCGACTAAAGCAGTTACAGCAACACAACGATATCTTGGCCATAATGGTCACCGACCCATTGGAACAATCATTACCTCAAGATCTCGCAAGCGCAAATTGGGTGGTGGGTGATGGTCGTTTTCAACTTAATCTCGATAGCCAATCTAAGGTTAACCTCGCAAGTGAAAGCCTTGCTCAAAAGGCTGCACTCCAGAAGCAGTCCCTTGCTAAATTAATGGCGATGAAAAACCTCCCTTATATCGAATTAGATACGTCTGGAACTCACATTTCTCAGCTTCAAAAGCTGGTGGGAGGGCGTTAG